A DNA window from Linepithema humile isolate Giens D197 chromosome 6, Lhum_UNIL_v1.0, whole genome shotgun sequence contains the following coding sequences:
- the LOC137000390 gene encoding uncharacterized protein yields MNDENMILFLCTMQVASLALYTVWKTKKSKCWRNRRWWVRPINTRRAQYGDFATLFAELKKDEDMFFRYMRMDVPTFYELLRLVGPFLQKRSIRTPICPEQRLAITLRYLATGDQMLSVALAYRVGESTAHMIVKETCSVIADVLMPIYVKHPTKEEWMKISSDFLELWNLPNCVGAIDGKHISIQAPPNSGSTYFNYKKTFSIVLMAACDARYKFTLFNVGAYGSESDSGILSRSDFGKSLYSDTLNIPGGTTLLPGSDKKVFYYFVGDEAFQMSTHMMRPYPGRSLNEQKRIFNYRLSRARRIIENTFGIFTARWRIFLRSICASPDVADRLVLAAICLHNFLKTKNDEKVPLQQRYCHPQFTDRETEEGDLIEGEWRQQTQIDQIRPMRNAGAHRATREAYTMRDTLSSYFMTAAGEVPWQYEYIRRGQHHDVP; encoded by the exons ATGAATGACGAAAACATGATATTATTTCTCTGTACAATGCAAGTAGCTAGCCTAGCATTGTACACTGTATGGAAGACGAAAAAATCCAAATGTTGGAGGAACAGGCGATGGTGGGTTCGTCCCATCAATACTCGACGTGCACAGTATGGTGATTTCGCAACTTTATTTGCGGAGTTGAAAAAAGATGAAGATATGTTTTTCCGGTATATGAGAATGGATGTGCctacattttatgaattacTGCGACTAGTGGGTCCGTTTTTGCAGAAAAGAAGTATCAGAACTCCGATATGTCCAGAACAACGTCTTGCAATAACTCTGAG ATATTTAGCAACAGGAGACCAGATGCTATCTGTAGCTTTAGCATACAGAGTAGGAGAGTCCACTGCTCATATGATCGTCAAGGAAACATGCTCTGTTATAGCGGATGTTCTGATGCCAATTTATGTGAAACATCCCACAAAAGAAGAATGGATGAAAATCAGCAGcgattttttagaattatggAATTTGCCAAACTGCGTTGGAGCAATAGATGGCAAGCACATATCTATCCAAGCACCTCCGAATTCTGGctcaacatattttaattataaaaagacttTTAGTATTGTGCTGATGGCTGCTTGTGATGCTCGATATAAGTTTACACTGTTCAACGTTGGTGCGTATGGCAGTGAAAGTGATAGCGGAATTCTTTCTAGATCAGATTTTGGAAAATCTCTATACTCAGATACGCTCAACATACCTGGAGGCACTACTCTTCTACCAGGAAGTGATaagaaagtattttattatttcgttgGGGATGAAGCATTTCAAATGTCTACACACATGATGCGACCTTATCCAGGGAGGTCTTTAAATGAAcaaaagagaatttttaattatcgattATCCCGAGCCAGAAGgataattgaaaatacattTGGAATCTTTACAGCCAGGTGGAGAATATTTCTAAGATCAATATGTGCTAGTCCAGATGTTGCTGACCGATTGGTGCTAGCAGCAATTtgcttgcataattttttaaaaactaaaaatgatgaaaaagtCCCGCTGCAGCAAAGGTATTGTCATCCCCAATTTACAGACAGAGAAACGGAAGAAGGGGATTTAATAGAAGGAGAATGGAGACAACAGACACAAATTGATCAAATAAGACCTATGAGAAATGCAGGAGCACATCGAGCCACTAGAGAAGCATATACAATGCGCGATACTCTTTCATCATATTTCATGACAGCAGCTGGGGAAGTTCCTTGGCAATATGAATACATACGTCGAGGGCAACATCACGATGTAccttaa